A DNA window from Calliphora vicina chromosome 1, idCalVici1.1, whole genome shotgun sequence contains the following coding sequences:
- the LOC135958348 gene encoding actin maturation protease gives MSNSLPAAPTPPPPSPTFMKCENKAISMAVINKKPFLEECLWALEYPELQKACFLARICADRPPVKCEFYNIASILQVGPTCGLTALSMLLGGIPPADQLLQEAQQKHFTNNGEMFSANNLYELICDNIPMINNNNNNDNNNFSQPNTINANGTEAKNPQKNKTTKHNNVIECQMHQGRLNCAKVRESLQQGACIFVPYDPDFNHSPCLKLGHKAHWSLIIGFLITDKNEFFVLARHGKAKNLAVWSLQSLSDSNSNLLEFAQPKGYPDCDFLLPPGGIGGDLGLRERAIIVKGLPHEIISIS, from the exons ATGTCGAACTCCCTGCCCGCTGCACCAACGCCCCCACCACCATCACCAACATTTATGAAATGTGAAAATAAAGCGATTTCAATGgcagtaataaataaaaaaccttttttagAAGAATGTTTATGGGCTTTAGAATATCCAGAATTGCAAAAGGCCTGTTTTTTGGCCAGAATTTGTGCCGACAGACCACCTGTGAAATGTGAATTCTATAATATTGCCAGTATATTACAGGTGGGACCCACATGTGGCCTAACAGCTTTAAGTATGTTACTGGGTGGTATACCACCGGCCGATCAACTCTTGCAGGAAGCccaacaaaaacattttacgAATAATGGAGAAATGTTTAGTGCCAATAATTTATACGAATTAATTTGTGATAATATACCCATgatcaacaataacaacaacaatgataACAACAACTTTAGCCAACCAAACACTATAAATGCCAATGGCACGGAGGCAAAGAATCCACAGAAGAATAAAACAACTAAACACAACAATGTGATCGAATGCCAAATGCATCAAGGTCGTTTAAATTGTGCCAAGGTCAGAGAGAGTCTACAGCAGGGAGCATGTATATTTGTGCC ttatgaTCCGGATTTCAATCACTCACCTTGTTTAAAACTTGGCCATAAAGCCCACTGGTCATTGATTATTGGCTTCTTAATAACCGATAAAAATGAG tttttcgtGTTGGCTCGCCATGGAAAAGCCAAAAATCTTGCCGTTTGGTCTTTGCAATCGTTAAGCGATAGTAATTCGAATTTACTAGAATTTGCTCAACCTAAAGGTTATCCGGATTGTGATTTTCTCTTGCCACCTGGAGGTATAGGAGGTGATTTAGGTTTAAGAGAACGTGCCATTATTGTCAAAGGATTGCCGCATGAAATTATATCAATATCTTGA
- the LSm3 gene encoding U6 snRNA-associated Sm-like protein LSm3 codes for MTTEEEQTQVVLPVKEPLDLIRLSLDEKVYVKMRNERELRGRLHAFDQHLNMVLGDAEETVTTVEIDEETYEEVYKTTKRTIPMLFVRGDGVILVSPPMRVG; via the exons atgacGACAGAAGAAGAACAA ACGCAAGTTGTTCTGCCGGTAAAGGAGCCCTTGGATTTAATACGTCTCAGTTTGGATGAGAAAGTTTACGTTAAAATGCGTAATGAACGGGAATTGAGAGGACGTCTACAT gCATTTGATCAACATTTAAATATGGTTTTGGGTGATGCAGAGGAAACAGTTACGACtgttgaaatagatgaagaaACATACGAAGAAGTATATAAAACTACCAAGCGAACCATACCCATGTTATTTGTACGAGGCGATGGAGTTATTTTGGTGTCACCACCCATGCGTGTTGGTTAG